A single region of the Thermoanaerobacterium aotearoense genome encodes:
- a CDS encoding MFS transporter — MNLSLFRKKNFLFLITGKFVSLIGSEMQNFALSLYVLKITGSATKFASVLAITLVPQIVFGNIAGVIADWFDKKKLLMMLDLLSAAIVAIYAIIYKINGVLTLTQIYILSVLLSTISSMFNPTITAVMPFIAEDYELADVNGINTMFMNIANLISPVIAGILLEVFNIFIILTINAISFLLSFMCESMLEIQKTNDDPGKINLISFLNDFLTGIDFIKSKRLILNILIIGIIINFTSNPILSVGLTYISKQILKITDYQYGILQSTFAISMIASPFISSIITKKYKLGKILFLDIFSVSILYFLLSFTISPIYLQGFSYILKPYISLMIIIFFVGLITSIGNIALTTMLQIVIPLKLMGRIIATISTCLMIVTPLGQMIFGILLDKIPGWINIIICASINFVVILFFKNYLLYGDQEHFVTTNDGIG; from the coding sequence ATGAATCTCTCTCTCTTTAGAAAAAAGAATTTTTTATTTCTTATTACTGGGAAATTTGTATCTCTTATTGGAAGTGAAATGCAAAATTTTGCATTATCGTTGTACGTTTTAAAAATTACGGGCTCTGCAACAAAATTTGCATCAGTATTGGCTATTACTTTAGTACCTCAAATAGTATTTGGCAATATTGCAGGTGTCATTGCCGACTGGTTTGATAAAAAGAAATTACTTATGATGTTAGATTTACTAAGCGCAGCAATTGTTGCAATTTATGCTATCATTTATAAAATAAATGGCGTTTTAACATTAACTCAAATTTATATTTTATCAGTTTTACTTTCTACTATCTCCTCAATGTTTAATCCTACAATAACAGCAGTTATGCCTTTCATTGCAGAAGATTATGAATTAGCGGATGTTAATGGTATTAATACGATGTTTATGAATATAGCAAATTTGATTTCACCTGTTATAGCTGGTATTTTATTAGAAGTTTTTAATATATTCATAATATTGACAATTAATGCTATAAGTTTTCTTCTTTCATTTATGTGTGAGTCTATGTTAGAAATACAGAAAACAAATGATGATCCAGGAAAAATAAACCTAATTTCGTTTTTAAATGACTTCTTAACGGGTATTGATTTTATTAAAAGTAAAAGGCTAATTTTGAATATATTAATTATAGGTATAATTATTAACTTCACATCAAATCCTATATTATCTGTAGGGTTGACATATATATCGAAACAAATATTAAAAATTACAGATTATCAATATGGAATTTTGCAATCTACATTTGCTATTTCTATGATCGCATCACCATTCATATCTAGTATAATTACAAAAAAATATAAATTAGGTAAAATATTATTCTTAGATATATTTTCGGTTTCTATATTATATTTTTTATTGTCATTTACAATTTCTCCTATCTATTTGCAGGGCTTTTCTTACATTCTTAAACCATACATAAGCTTAATGATAATAATATTTTTTGTCGGATTAATTACATCCATCGGGAATATAGCTTTGACTACTATGTTGCAAATAGTAATACCTTTAAAGTTAATGGGAAGAATAATAGCAACGATAAGTACTTGCTTAATGATAGTGACTCCATTAGGGCAAATGATATTTGGAATTTTACTTGACAAAATTCCCGGTTGGATAAATATCATTATATGTGCTTCTATAAATTTTGTTGTAATATTGTTTTTTAAAAATTATTTATTATATGGTGATCAGGAACACTTTGTAACTACAAATGATGGAATAGGGTAA
- a CDS encoding AI-2E family transporter produces the protein MRICKGYIKYIIWIIISIIALYFFYRNANKIKEILLPLLVSVILAYLINPIVTYLERKGIKRVQSIIIVYFLLMIVLSLFAIFIFPVIANEISNLFKMIPDYVSLLTYKINNIKNDYLSYLPREFNNIFAKRANMFNRQMELIIDRAMQGIISMTNHLVNLILSPIITFYLLKDKEALKNGINQFIPQKMRGSFLKILKDIDYVLSNYIRSQIYISLIVTILTSIGLMILRVKYSLLIGILAGILNIIPYFGPILGSIPAVVMGLMDSFYKGIWSFAIFFLVQQIESAIIAPKIMSDNVDLHPITVIIALLVGEQFFGVLGMLLSVPVVAVAKVIFKDIFMEV, from the coding sequence ATGAGAATATGCAAAGGATATATTAAATACATTATATGGATAATTATATCGATCATTGCTTTGTATTTTTTTTATAGAAATGCTAATAAAATAAAAGAAATTTTGTTACCTTTGTTGGTTTCTGTTATACTTGCATATCTCATAAATCCGATTGTGACATACCTTGAAAGGAAAGGTATAAAAAGAGTGCAATCTATAATAATTGTTTATTTTTTGCTGATGATTGTATTATCACTTTTTGCTATTTTTATATTTCCAGTAATTGCGAATGAAATATCGAATCTTTTTAAAATGATACCAGATTATGTTAGTTTGCTGACTTACAAAATCAATAATATAAAAAATGATTATTTATCATATTTGCCAAGAGAATTCAATAATATATTTGCAAAACGAGCGAATATGTTTAATAGACAAATGGAATTAATAATCGACAGAGCAATGCAAGGCATTATCTCGATGACAAATCATCTTGTAAATTTGATATTGTCACCTATTATTACTTTTTACTTACTAAAAGACAAAGAAGCTTTAAAGAATGGCATCAACCAATTTATACCGCAAAAAATGAGAGGAAGTTTTTTGAAAATCTTAAAAGACATTGACTATGTCTTAAGTAATTACATTAGAAGTCAAATATATATTTCGTTAATAGTGACAATTTTGACGTCAATAGGACTAATGATATTAAGAGTAAAATATTCATTGCTGATAGGAATATTAGCCGGTATATTAAATATAATACCATATTTTGGGCCTATACTGGGTTCGATTCCAGCAGTTGTTATGGGACTTATGGATTCTTTTTATAAAGGCATATGGTCATTTGCTATATTTTTTTTAGTACAACAAATCGAAAGTGCCATAATAGCTCCCAAAATAATGAGCGACAATGTAGATTTGCACCCTATAACAGTCATAATTGCTCTTTTGGTGGGAGAGCAGTTTTTCGGAGTATTAGGTATGCTTTTGTCAGTTCCTGTCGTAGCGGTAGCAAAAGTGATATTTAAAGATATTTTTATGGAGGTATAA
- the alaS gene encoding alanine--tRNA ligase, translating into MEKLGMNEIREKYLSFFESKGHLRLPSFSLVPKNDKSLLLINAGMAPLKPYFTGKEIPPSKRVTTCQKCIRTPDIDRVGKTARHGTFFEMLGNFSFGDYFKKEAIPWAWEFVTKVLELPEDRLWVTIYENDDEAYEIWNKVVGLPPEKIVRMGKEDNFWEIGTGPCGPCSEIYFDRGEDKGCGKPTCGVGCDCDRFIEFWNLVFTQFDKDAEGNYNPLPKPNIDTGMGLERIATIMQEVDSIFDVDVIRGITDYVGEMAGVKYGDDKKNDVSLRVITDHIRGVTFMISDGILPSNEGRGYVLRRLLRRAARYGKLLGLDRPFLYNVVDVVVEHYKGAYPEIQERKDYIKNVKKKEEERFKETIDQGLDILDEYINDLKASGGNVLDGIKAFKLYDTYGFPIELTKEILNESGMSIDENGYQQELEKQRLRARNSRKEDNALWEKDIYSTMKDIETKFIGYDVFKSDAKVLAIIKDNEIVDSAEAGEEVNIILDTTPFYAESGGQVGDSGVIKNEDVYINIKDCKKAGGNKFIHIGTVERGILNVGDTVEAIIDEKSRMSTARNHTATHLLHSALRKFIGDHVHQAGSLVTPERLRFDFTHYQGLTSEEIKTIEDEVNKKIYESIDVSVDIMSQDEAIKKGAMALFQEKYGDMVRVVNISDDSKELCGGTHVTNTIQIGAFKIIAESGVAAGVRRIEAVTGLGALEFLNKKGELISNIEQILKVNEKDIVNRIADLSQTIKDLEKQLEQLKSKVVISMSDKLINSAEDISGVKFVSAVLNDLDVDELKMMGDILKDKLKSAVIIFATTKDQKINFVGMATKDVVERGINVGNIIKEICRVADGKGGGRADMAQGVGNNLEKINIAIETSRSLTVERLQ; encoded by the coding sequence ATGGAAAAACTCGGAATGAATGAGATAAGGGAGAAATATCTTAGTTTTTTTGAAAGCAAAGGACATTTAAGATTGCCAAGTTTTTCGCTTGTACCTAAAAACGACAAAAGTTTACTGCTTATCAATGCTGGAATGGCTCCTTTGAAACCGTATTTTACCGGTAAGGAAATTCCGCCAAGCAAAAGAGTTACTACATGCCAGAAATGCATTAGGACTCCTGATATAGATAGAGTTGGAAAGACAGCAAGGCATGGGACTTTTTTTGAAATGCTGGGCAATTTTTCTTTTGGCGATTATTTTAAGAAAGAAGCAATTCCATGGGCATGGGAGTTTGTGACAAAAGTTTTAGAGTTGCCTGAAGACAGATTATGGGTGACTATTTATGAAAACGATGATGAGGCATATGAAATATGGAATAAAGTCGTTGGACTTCCACCAGAGAAGATTGTTAGAATGGGTAAGGAAGATAATTTTTGGGAGATTGGTACAGGACCATGTGGGCCGTGCTCAGAAATATATTTTGACAGGGGAGAGGACAAAGGCTGTGGAAAGCCTACTTGCGGTGTTGGATGTGATTGCGACAGATTTATTGAGTTTTGGAATCTCGTATTTACGCAATTTGACAAAGATGCAGAAGGGAACTACAATCCACTGCCTAAGCCAAATATAGATACAGGTATGGGGCTTGAAAGAATAGCGACCATAATGCAAGAGGTTGACAGCATATTTGACGTGGATGTGATTCGCGGCATTACTGATTATGTTGGCGAGATGGCTGGTGTAAAATATGGCGATGATAAGAAAAATGATGTGTCATTAAGAGTTATAACAGACCATATAAGAGGAGTTACCTTTATGATCTCTGATGGGATATTGCCGTCAAATGAAGGTAGGGGTTATGTTCTAAGGAGGTTATTAAGGAGGGCAGCAAGATATGGCAAGTTATTAGGACTTGATAGGCCATTTCTATATAATGTAGTGGATGTTGTTGTCGAACACTATAAAGGTGCGTACCCTGAAATACAAGAAAGAAAAGATTACATAAAAAATGTAAAAAAAAAAGAAGAGGAGCGGTTTAAAGAAACGATTGACCAAGGATTAGATATACTTGATGAATATATCAATGATTTGAAAGCTTCTGGAGGAAATGTACTGGATGGTATCAAAGCATTTAAATTATATGATACATACGGTTTTCCTATTGAGCTTACTAAAGAGATACTGAATGAATCTGGTATGTCAATAGACGAAAATGGATACCAACAAGAATTAGAAAAGCAAAGACTAAGGGCCAGAAACAGCAGGAAAGAGGACAATGCCCTTTGGGAAAAAGATATTTATTCAACTATGAAAGACATTGAAACAAAATTTATAGGCTATGATGTATTTAAATCGGATGCAAAAGTTTTGGCTATTATAAAGGACAATGAGATAGTGGATTCTGCTGAAGCTGGAGAAGAAGTAAATATCATTTTAGATACGACGCCGTTTTATGCAGAAAGCGGTGGTCAAGTTGGAGACAGCGGTGTAATAAAAAACGAAGATGTCTATATTAACATAAAAGATTGCAAAAAAGCCGGTGGAAATAAATTTATCCATATTGGTACTGTCGAAAGAGGCATTTTAAATGTAGGAGACACAGTAGAGGCTATCATAGATGAGAAAAGCAGAATGAGCACAGCCAGAAATCACACTGCAACACACCTGCTGCACAGTGCATTGAGAAAGTTTATAGGTGATCATGTACATCAGGCAGGATCTTTGGTTACTCCAGAGAGGCTTAGATTTGACTTCACCCATTATCAAGGTCTTACCTCTGAGGAAATAAAGACGATAGAAGATGAGGTAAATAAAAAGATTTACGAAAGCATTGATGTATCTGTAGACATTATGTCACAGGATGAAGCTATTAAGAAAGGTGCGATGGCACTCTTTCAAGAAAAGTATGGTGATATGGTAAGGGTCGTAAATATTTCTGACGATAGTAAGGAGCTTTGTGGAGGAACCCATGTCACTAATACTATTCAAATTGGAGCTTTTAAAATCATTGCAGAAAGTGGTGTTGCTGCAGGTGTCAGGAGAATTGAAGCTGTGACAGGATTAGGTGCTTTGGAGTTTTTGAATAAAAAAGGAGAATTAATTTCTAATATAGAACAGATACTAAAGGTCAATGAAAAAGACATTGTGAATAGGATTGCTGATTTAAGTCAAACTATAAAAGATTTAGAAAAGCAATTAGAACAGCTAAAATCAAAAGTAGTTATATCAATGTCGGATAAGTTAATTAATTCTGCAGAGGATATAAGTGGAGTAAAGTTTGTCAGTGCTGTATTAAATGATTTGGATGTAGATGAGCTTAAGATGATGGGAGATATACTAAAGGATAAATTAAAAAGCGCTGTTATAATATTTGCTACAACAAAAGATCAAAAAATTAATTTTGTAGGAATGGCGACAAAAGATGTTGTTGAACGTGGAATTAACGTTGGCAATATCATAAAGGAAATATGCCGAGTTGCAGATGGCAAAGGCGGTGGACGGGCTGATATGGCTCAAGGTGTTGGCAATAATTTGGAAAAGATAAATATAGCTATAGAAACTTCAAGATCTTTGACAGTTGAAAGGCTTCAATAA
- a CDS encoding IreB family regulatory phosphoprotein gives MTDRNDETVRFHFENEDSKAKDILNSVYDALLEKGYNPINQIVGYILSGDPTYITSHKNARNLIRKIERDELVEELVKNYLEK, from the coding sequence ATGACCGACCGCAATGACGAAACCGTAAGATTTCATTTTGAAAATGAAGACAGTAAAGCGAAAGACATACTGAATTCTGTCTATGATGCTTTGTTGGAAAAGGGGTATAATCCTATAAATCAGATAGTCGGTTATATTCTGTCAGGTGATCCTACATATATAACAAGCCATAAAAATGCTCGAAATCTTATAAGAAAGATTGAGAGAGATGAATTAGTGGAGGAATTAGTAAAAAATTATTTAGAGAAATAA